From the Deinococcus aetherius genome, the window CCGCCAACTTCCTCGCGTGGTTCGACGCGTACAAGACCGAGTACGACGAATTCACGAACACGATCTACTGACACGTCCCCTTCCAGGGCGGGGTTCCTGCGGGAGCCCCGCTCCTTCGTGCTGCTGGAGTGAGCCTTCTGTTCCCGGCGCTCCCCGCCGCCTGAGGTGGGCTCCGCCCCGATTTTGCCGGCTCTTTGGCAGGACCGTCCATCCTCGCCCGCCGTTGGGAAATCCGGGGACGGTGACTCACGGGTACGGCGGCCCCGAGCACGCACCGTTACCCCCGGCCCGGTACGATGCCGGGCATGACCCTTCCCCTCCTGCTCGGCCACCGGGGCTCTCCCCGGCGGCACCGTGAGAACACCCTGGCGAGTTTCCAGGCAGCCCTCGACGCCGGGCTCGACGGCGTGGAACTCGACGTGCGGCGCCTCGCGGACGGCACGCTGGTGGTCCACCACGACGAGCGGCTCTTCGACGGGCGGAGACTGGCGGACCTGAACCGGGCGCAGCTCGCCCCCCATCCCGTGCCCACGCTGGAGGAGGTCTGCGGCTGGGCGGCAGACACGGGCGCGTACCTCAACGTGGAACTCAAGTACGAGTCCGCCCTCCCCGACGACCGGGTGGCCCGCACCGCCGGGTTGCTGAGGCGGCACGGCCTGCTCGGTTCCACCATCGTGTCGAGCTTCAACCCCCTCTTCCTCGCCGCCCTGCGGAGGACGGCGCCAGGGGTCGAGCGCGGCTTTCTGTTCGACCGCGCTCCGGGGGTGGCGCCCCTGGTCGCCGCCCGGCTCGGGGTGAGCGCCCTGCACCCGCGCCGCACCCTCGTCACGCCCGCGTTGATGGAGACGGCCCGGGGGCGGGGCTGGCGGGTCAACGTGTGGACGGTGAACGACCCGGACCTCGCGCGGCGCCTCGTGGACCTCGGGGTGGACGGGTTGATCGGGGACGTGCCGGAGGTGTTGCTCGCCGCGCGCTGAAGCGGGTGGTATGCTGCGCTCACGAATCTCAATCTCGGTCCCGGCATGGGGCGTGGGCGCGGCAGACGGCCCGGCGCCCCGTGTGACGGGCCCCTGACCCCGACGCCGTACGCTCACTCCTCGGGAGGACTCATGAAAAAGCTGACGCTCACGCTCGCCCTGTTAGGCACGGCCTCCGCCCAGACCGTGACGGTGGACTTCTGGCACTCGTTCGGGGACGCCAAGCGCGCCGGGTGGATTCAGGCCCGCGCGGACGAGTACAACAAGACGCACCCGAACGTGAAGGTGGTGCCCGCATACAAGGGCGGATACAACGACTCCCTCCAGGCGACCATCCTCGCCGCCCGGCAGGGCAAGCCGCCCGCCCTGGTGCAGATCTTCGAGGTCGGCAGCCAGCTCGCCCTCGACTCGGGGGTGTTTCAGCCCGTCAGCGGCATCAAGGCCGTGGACTTCAGCGACTACATCAAGCCGGTGATCAACTACTACACGATTGGCGGCAAGGTGAACTCGCTGCCCTTCAACTCGTCGAGCCCGGTGCTGTACTTCAACAAGAACCTGATGCGCAAGGCGGGCCTGGATGTCACCCGGCCCCCCGCCACCTTCGGCGAACTCCTCCAGGCCTGCGAGAAGATCAAGGCGGCGAACCTCGACGCCAAGTGCCTGAGCGCGGCGCTGTACGGCTGGTTCGTGGAGCAGTGGATGAGCGAGCAGGGCGCGCAGCTCGTGAACAACGGCAACGGGCGCCAGGGCCGCGCGACCGAGAGCAACCTCGACTCCCCGGCCGCCCGCAACATCTTCCAATTCATGAAGGACGTGAACGACAAGGGGTACTACACCTACACGGGCAAGCTCGCCGACACCGACGGCGGCAACGCGATCTTCAGCAACCAGAAGGCCGTGTTCAATATCAACTCCACCGCCGACATCGGCAACGTGAGCGACTCGGCCAAGAAGGCGGGTTTTCAGCTCGGGATCGGCGTGCTGCCCATCCCCGACGGGGTGAAGCGCAATGGGGTGGTGATCGGCGGCGCGAGCCTGTGGATCGCCAAGAACATCCCCCGGCCCCAGGCAGAGGCCGCCCTCGACTTCGCCCTGTACATGACGAACACGGCGAACATGGCCGACTGGCACAAGCTCACGGGCTACTACCCGGTGCGCAACTCCTCCATCGCCCTCCTGCGCAAGCAGGGCTGGTTCAAGCAGACGCCGCTGCAACTCGTCGCCTTCAACCAGCTCCTGCGCACGACGCCGAACGTCGCCTCGGCGGGGGCCCTGAACGGCACCGCCATCCAGACCCGCAAGATCGTGGAAGAAGGCCTCCAGAAGGTGCTCGGCGGCACGGGCGTGGACGCCGCGATGAAGGACACCAAGGCCCGCGTGGACGCCGCGCTGCGCGAGTACAACTCCAACTTCCGCTGAAGCCCGCCCGCGTGGCGCGCCCCCCGTCCGGCGGGGGTGCGCCGCGCGGTTCGCCTTGCCGCCCCCGGAGGACCCATGACCGCCCTTCCGACCACACCTCCCGCCGAGGCGGCCCCCCCCGTCCGCGAGACCGAGGCCGCCCCCGCCTTTCGCGGCCGGGTGCTGCCGTGGCTCTTTCTCGCGCCCACGCTGGCCGTCCTCGCCCTCTTCCTGTACCTGCCCGCCGCCCAGACGCTGAAGTTGAGCGCCTACCGCAGCAACATCGTCCTGGGCACCCAGCAGTTCGTGGGCCTGTCGAACTTCACCGAACTCCTGAGCAGCCCGGTCTACCGGCAGGTCGTGGGGCAGACCCTCGGCTTCGTGGCGCTCGTCGTGGTGCTGGGGCTGGGGCTCGGCCTCGGCCTCGCGTGGCTGGCGAGCCGCCCGATTCGTGGGGGGAGAGTCTACCGCCTGCTCCTGATCTTTCCGTACGCGCTCTCCCCGGCGGTGGCCGGGACGCTGTGGCTCTTCCTCTTCAACCCCGAGATCGGCGCCGTCAACCAGCTCCTCGGATCGCTCTTCGGCATCCGTCCCCGCTGGCTCGACGACCCCACCCTCGCCTTCGGGCTGGTGACCGCCGCCGCCGTGTGGAAGGGGCTGGGGTACAATGTGGTCTTCTACCTCGCGGCGCTCACGAACCTGCCCAAGGAGGTGCTGGAGGCCGCCGAGATCGACGGGGCGAACGGCGCCCAGAGCTTCTGGCGGGTGGTCGTGCCTCTGCTCTCGCCCATGACGTTTTTCCTGCTCTTCACGAACGTCGTGTACGCCCTGTTCGACTCCTTCGGGCTGGTGGACATCCTGACGCGCGGCGGGCCGATCCAGGGACAGGCGGGCGCGACGACCTTCCTGATCTACCAGCTCTACGAGGACGCCTTCCGTAACTTCCGCACCGGCCTCGCGGCGGCCCAGGCCGTGCTGATGCTCGTGCTCGTCGCCGCGATCACCCTGCTGCAATTCCGCTTCGGCAGCCGGAGGGTCCACTATGGCGCTTGAGCGGGTGGAGGTCCGGCGGGCGGCGCCCTCCGTGAGCGGACGCAGGCGCCGTTCGCACGCCCTGACGCACGCGGCGCTCCTCGTGGCAGTGTTCCTCGTCGGGGTGCCGCTGCTGTTCGCCCTGATCAAGGCCACCCAGACGAGCGATCAGGTCGTCACCCCCAGCCTGCTTCCCGGCGGGGCCTTTTTCACCAACCTGGAGCGGGTGTGGACCGAGGCGAACCTGGGGCGGTACATGCTCAACTCGTTCATCGTCACCATCGCCGTCGTGGTGGGGAAGACCATCCTGTCGGTCCTCGCCGCCCTCGCGTTCGTGTACTTCCGCTTCCCGCTGCGCTCGCTGACCTTTGCCCTGGTCCTGTTCACGCTGATGCTGCCGACGGAACTTCTGATCGTGGCGCTCTTCGACCTCGTGTCCTCGCGGCTGGGGTGGGCGAACTCGTACCTGGCGATCATCGTGCCGTTCCTGGCCTCGGCGACGGGGACCTTCCTGTTCCGCCAGCACTTCCTGAACATCCCCTCTTCCCTGGCGGACGCGGCGCGGATCGACGGGTGCGGGCCGCTGCTGTTCCTGCGCCACGTGCTGTTGCCGCTGAGCGCGAACACCATCGGCGCCCTCGCGGTCATCCAGTTCGTGTACGTGTGGGACCAGTACCTCTGGCCGCTCGTGATCATGCAGAGCGACGAGCGGCAGGTCGTGCAGGTGGGCCTGCGCAAGCTGATCGACGTGGGCGGGCAGACCGACTGGGGCGCGGTGATGGCGGGGACCATCGTGACCCTGCTGCCGCCCCTGCTCGTGTTCACTCTGCTTCAGGAGCAGTTCAGCAAGGGCTTCGCGCTGGGGCAGGAGAAGTGAAGTCCCGCCGTTCGTAGGGGCAGAGCACGGCGCCCGGCACCTCCTCCACATCTCCCGGAGCGGTGCCGTGCGCCGTTGTGGCGTCTCCCTCACGGTGTCCGGCGTGGTCGCCTGCTCTCGCCGAGTTAGGCGGAATGTGTTCCACCTGAACTTCCCGTGACGAAAATGTGCTTTCCTCTTCCTCGGTTGCAAAACCCCCCAATCCAACCCCTGCCCCCCCAAGGAGAACCATGCGTCTGTCCATCCTGGCTCTGTCCTGCTCCCTGCTGCTCGCCGCGTGCAGCGGCACGCCCGCCCCCGACGCCTCGGCCACCGACACCGGAGTTCAGGCTCTCACCCAGAAGGAAGCCACCCTTCAGGTCAAGGTCGCGCCCGAGGTCAAGTTCGTGACGGTCGAACTCAGCGGCGGCAAGCTGGACGCGCCCCGAACCTTCACGGCCACCCCCAAGGACGGCCAGGCGACTGTCGTCCTGGGTGACCTCCCGAACGGCAACCCCAAGTACCGGGCGGTGATCCGCGCCTTCGACAACGCCGACCGCGCCGTGGTGCTGTACCGGGCGGAGACCGAACTGAACACGGCGGGCGGCAAGACGCTCACCGCCCCGGCCCTGACCCGCGTGACCGCCACCGTCACCGTCACCGCCTCCCCCGTGCTGGCGCAAAGCACCACCTTCACGGCCACGCTCGGCGACCTCAGCCAGCCCCTCAAGGGCGAGGGCGAGCAGGCCACCGCCCAATTTGCAAATGTTCCCACGGCGCGCGGCCTGACCGTCACCGTGCAGGGCGTCGGCGCCGACGGGCAGGTCACCCAGCAGGGCCAGACGACCTTCAACCTCAGCGAGGGGGGCGCGAAGGCCAGCGTTACCCTGACGGCGGTGGCGAGCTGCCCCGTGGCCGCCGGTCCGCTGACGGCCATTCCCGCGATCCAGGGCAGCGGCGCGGCGAGCGCGCTCGTGGGCCAGAGCGTGACCGTGCGCGGCGTTGTGATCGGCGACTACCAGACCGGTCTGGGCGGCTTTTTCCTCCAGGACGCGAAGGGTGACAACGACGCGGCGACGAGCGACGGCCTCTTCGTGTTCACGGGCGCCGCGCCCCAGAACGTCGCGCCCGGCGACCTCGTGCAGTTCACGGGCGTGGTGCGCGAGTTCAAGGCGAGCAGCGACAGGAAGGCCGACACCGCCACCCAGCTCGACACCCTCAGCAACTTCACGAAATGCGCGGGCGGCCTGGTCGTGAAGCCGGTGGAAGTGAAGGCCCCCTTCAACGACCTCGAACGCTACGAGGGGATGCTCGTCACCTTCCCCGAGAAGCTGACCGTGACGGACAACTTCGGCCTGGGGCGTTACGGTGAACTCGGGCTCGCGGCGGGCGGGAGACTGTTCAACCCCACGAACGGCAACGTGGCGACGACGGTGGCCGAGAACGACGCCCGGCGCATCGTCCTCGACGACGGCAGCAGCCGCCAGAACCCGGCCACCGTGCCTTACCTCGACGCGCAGAACACCCGCCGCACCGGGGACAGCATCACGGGGCTGACCGGCGTGCTGCGCTACGCCAACGACGCCTTCAAGGTCGAGCCGACCGGGGCCGTGGCCTTTGTGAACGAGAACCCGCGCCTGGAGAAGCCGAAGGACGTTGGCGGCACGCTCAAGGTCGCGGGCGCCAACGTGCTGAACTACTTCACGACTTTCACGAGCGCCGACCGGGGCGCCGACAGCGCCTATGAGTTTGCCCGCCAGAAGGCGAAGGTCATCGCGTCTCTCAAGGGGCTGGACGCCGACATCGTGACCCTGATGGAGGTGCAGAACAACGGCGACGTGGCCCTGAATGACCTCGTGAGCGGGCTGAACGAGGCGGTCGGCGCGGGCACCTACGCGGCGGTCCAGACGGGCGTGATCGGCACGGACGCGATCAAGGTCGCCATGATCTACAAGCCCGCGCGCGTCACATTGGTCGGCAGCCCGGTCGTGGACGACAACACGGACAACGTCTACAGCCGCCCGCCCCTCGCCCAGACCTTCCAGGACAAGACCACGGGCGGCGTGCTCACCGTCGTCGCCAACCACCTCAAGAGCAAGGGGAGCTGCCCCACGAGCGGCGACGTGGACACCGGCCAGGGCTGCTGGAACCAGCTCCGGGTGCAGCAGGCGCAGAAGCTCCTGGGCTTCGTGGACCGCCTCAAGACCCGCAGCGGGGACCAGGATGTCCTCCTGATGGGCGACTTCAACGCCTACGGCGACGAGGACCCGATCAAGACCATCGTGGCGGCGGGCTTCGTGAGCGAGAACAAGCGCGTTCCGGCCGAGGACCGCTACTCGTACCAGTTCGGCGGGCAGTTCGGCTACCTCGACCACGCGCTCGCCTCCCAGAATCTCGACACGCAGGTCACGGGCATCACCGAGTGGCACATCAACTCGGACGAGCCCACCTTCATCGACTACAACGTGGAGTTCAAGAACAACCCGAACTGCACAGGCAGCTCCTGCACGACCCCCGACCTCTACCAGCCGAACGCCTTCCGCGCGAGCGACCACGACCCGGTGCTGATCGGCCTGAACCTCACCCGGGACGAGGTGCGCCAGCCCCTGAGCGTCACCGCCACGGGCGCGGCGAGCGTCACGGCCGGGCAGGCGTACACGCTGAGCATCGCCACGAATCCCACGCCGGACAGCCTGCGC encodes:
- a CDS encoding glycerophosphodiester phosphodiesterase translates to MPGMTLPLLLGHRGSPRRHRENTLASFQAALDAGLDGVELDVRRLADGTLVVHHDERLFDGRRLADLNRAQLAPHPVPTLEEVCGWAADTGAYLNVELKYESALPDDRVARTAGLLRRHGLLGSTIVSSFNPLFLAALRRTAPGVERGFLFDRAPGVAPLVAARLGVSALHPRRTLVTPALMETARGRGWRVNVWTVNDPDLARRLVDLGVDGLIGDVPEVLLAAR
- a CDS encoding ABC transporter substrate-binding protein gives rise to the protein MKKLTLTLALLGTASAQTVTVDFWHSFGDAKRAGWIQARADEYNKTHPNVKVVPAYKGGYNDSLQATILAARQGKPPALVQIFEVGSQLALDSGVFQPVSGIKAVDFSDYIKPVINYYTIGGKVNSLPFNSSSPVLYFNKNLMRKAGLDVTRPPATFGELLQACEKIKAANLDAKCLSAALYGWFVEQWMSEQGAQLVNNGNGRQGRATESNLDSPAARNIFQFMKDVNDKGYYTYTGKLADTDGGNAIFSNQKAVFNINSTADIGNVSDSAKKAGFQLGIGVLPIPDGVKRNGVVIGGASLWIAKNIPRPQAEAALDFALYMTNTANMADWHKLTGYYPVRNSSIALLRKQGWFKQTPLQLVAFNQLLRTTPNVASAGALNGTAIQTRKIVEEGLQKVLGGTGVDAAMKDTKARVDAALREYNSNFR
- a CDS encoding carbohydrate ABC transporter permease, producing MTALPTTPPAEAAPPVRETEAAPAFRGRVLPWLFLAPTLAVLALFLYLPAAQTLKLSAYRSNIVLGTQQFVGLSNFTELLSSPVYRQVVGQTLGFVALVVVLGLGLGLGLAWLASRPIRGGRVYRLLLIFPYALSPAVAGTLWLFLFNPEIGAVNQLLGSLFGIRPRWLDDPTLAFGLVTAAAVWKGLGYNVVFYLAALTNLPKEVLEAAEIDGANGAQSFWRVVVPLLSPMTFFLLFTNVVYALFDSFGLVDILTRGGPIQGQAGATTFLIYQLYEDAFRNFRTGLAAAQAVLMLVLVAAITLLQFRFGSRRVHYGA
- a CDS encoding carbohydrate ABC transporter permease, which produces MALERVEVRRAAPSVSGRRRRSHALTHAALLVAVFLVGVPLLFALIKATQTSDQVVTPSLLPGGAFFTNLERVWTEANLGRYMLNSFIVTIAVVVGKTILSVLAALAFVYFRFPLRSLTFALVLFTLMLPTELLIVALFDLVSSRLGWANSYLAIIVPFLASATGTFLFRQHFLNIPSSLADAARIDGCGPLLFLRHVLLPLSANTIGALAVIQFVYVWDQYLWPLVIMQSDERQVVQVGLRKLIDVGGQTDWGAVMAGTIVTLLPPLLVFTLLQEQFSKGFALGQEK
- a CDS encoding ExeM/NucH family extracellular endonuclease, which translates into the protein MRLSILALSCSLLLAACSGTPAPDASATDTGVQALTQKEATLQVKVAPEVKFVTVELSGGKLDAPRTFTATPKDGQATVVLGDLPNGNPKYRAVIRAFDNADRAVVLYRAETELNTAGGKTLTAPALTRVTATVTVTASPVLAQSTTFTATLGDLSQPLKGEGEQATAQFANVPTARGLTVTVQGVGADGQVTQQGQTTFNLSEGGAKASVTLTAVASCPVAAGPLTAIPAIQGSGAASALVGQSVTVRGVVIGDYQTGLGGFFLQDAKGDNDAATSDGLFVFTGAAPQNVAPGDLVQFTGVVREFKASSDRKADTATQLDTLSNFTKCAGGLVVKPVEVKAPFNDLERYEGMLVTFPEKLTVTDNFGLGRYGELGLAAGGRLFNPTNGNVATTVAENDARRIVLDDGSSRQNPATVPYLDAQNTRRTGDSITGLTGVLRYANDAFKVEPTGAVAFVNENPRLEKPKDVGGTLKVAGANVLNYFTTFTSADRGADSAYEFARQKAKVIASLKGLDADIVTLMEVQNNGDVALNDLVSGLNEAVGAGTYAAVQTGVIGTDAIKVAMIYKPARVTLVGSPVVDDNTDNVYSRPPLAQTFQDKTTGGVLTVVANHLKSKGSCPTSGDVDTGQGCWNQLRVQQAQKLLGFVDRLKTRSGDQDVLLMGDFNAYGDEDPIKTIVAAGFVSENKRVPAEDRYSYQFGGQFGYLDHALASQNLDTQVTGITEWHINSDEPTFIDYNVEFKNNPNCTGSSCTTPDLYQPNAFRASDHDPVLIGLNLTRDEVRQPLSVTATGAASVTAGQAYTLSIATNPTPDSLRVNWGDGTAEETLSPTATSATHTFAAAGPYTVTVTGTANGETQSATQTVTVNAVPTGVAKLVVSQVFGGGGNSGSVYKNDFIEIFNAGSEAVNLAGYSVQYASATGTSWQVTPLTSFNLAPGQYYLVQEMVGTGGTTSLPTPDATGNIPMSGSAGQVLIAEGTTAVTDRANANVRDYVSYSGLTSTTSFNRAGAGCTDTDANADFTASPAAPRNSSAPLNICPK